A DNA window from bacterium contains the following coding sequences:
- a CDS encoding phosphate ABC transporter permease subunit PstC codes for MAYDRAARPQSLPHYHGLYALTKWLGVSLALWALWFFISPLWLHDYAQHLVNTVPVTDAPERVIAVQQLLLVSAHGTQSMQDVSPWLLRTSAALNAAYTKGLLWMGTAQILLGSAMLYHALTRTTLNYPARRKVEDVLRWALRLAAGAAILITLMILGTVLWEALRFFEKVPFWEFLFGTHWSPQTAIHAGQSAGEGSFGAIPLFTGTLLIMLVAMCVAAPLGLMSAIYMSEYADSRIRRIAKPVLEILAGIPTVVYGYFAAIALAPALRNVGASLGLDVSSESALAAGLVMGIMIIPFVSSLSDDVMHAIPHALRDGALALGST; via the coding sequence GTGGCCTATGACCGCGCCGCCCGTCCGCAATCCCTGCCCCATTACCATGGTCTTTATGCCCTCACCAAATGGCTTGGTGTCAGCCTGGCGTTATGGGCGCTGTGGTTCTTCATTTCCCCGCTCTGGCTGCATGATTATGCCCAGCACCTTGTAAATACCGTACCGGTCACCGATGCGCCCGAACGCGTGATTGCCGTTCAGCAATTGCTTCTGGTATCCGCGCATGGCACGCAATCCATGCAGGATGTCTCTCCCTGGCTGCTGCGCACCAGCGCCGCCCTGAACGCGGCCTATACCAAGGGCCTGCTATGGATGGGCACCGCGCAGATCCTGCTCGGCTCGGCGATGCTTTACCATGCGCTGACGCGCACCACCCTGAACTATCCGGCTCGCCGCAAGGTCGAGGATGTGCTGCGCTGGGCCCTGCGCCTGGCGGCGGGCGCGGCCATCCTCATCACATTGATGATACTCGGCACCGTCTTGTGGGAAGCGCTTCGCTTCTTTGAAAAAGTGCCCTTCTGGGAATTTCTTTTCGGCACGCACTGGAGCCCGCAAACCGCCATCCATGCGGGCCAGTCGGCGGGTGAGGGAAGTTTTGGCGCCATCCCGCTTTTCACCGGCACCCTGCTTATCATGCTGGTGGCCATGTGCGTGGCCGCGCCGCTGGGCCTTATGTCAGCTATCTACATGTCGGAATATGCGGACAGCAGGATTCGCCGCATCGCCAAACCCGTGCTGGAAATTCTCGCGGGCATTCCCACCGTGGTTTACGGATATTTCGCCGCCATCGCGCTGGCGCCTGCCTTGCGTAACGTCGGCGCGTCGCTCGGTCTGGATGTCTCGTCGGAATCCGCCCTCGCCGCTGGCCTGGTCATGGGCATCATGATCATCCCCTTTGTCTCCTCCCTGTCGGACGACGTCATGCACGCCATCCCCCATGCCCTGCGCGATGGCGCCCTGGCCCTTGGCTCCACCC
- a CDS encoding Do family serine endopeptidase — translation MVMGQGLRTGGAVIGHGAQFAPGQGQIGGGDQEPFNEKKRFHARAFTPWRCKSPEKSGFSPVADRFDLAWGFAIFAQKTPRYCGFFHSLESAMLRMPRCHLLVAMLAIFSGSQMVFVRAMAATPIQVTPAARSIENLADIVQSLMPAVVNISTTQKPKGRGPEMPGVDGNQQMDELQDFFEQFYGSTPQGPNGGDSAVGPRAHSLGSGFIVDASGLIVTNNHVVADADEIVVKLQDGAEYRAKIIGRDMKTDLCLLKIDAGKALPFVKFGDSNGARVGDWVIAIGNPFGLGGSVTVGIISARARDINAGPFDDFIQTDAAINSGNSGGPMFNIKGEVVGINTAIFTPTGGNVGIGFATPASMAAPVVEQLKRFGKMRWGWLGVKIQAVSKEIAESINLGESKGALVVDVTPNSPATKAGLVAGDVITRFDNQPVTDMRSFPKMVAQTAIGREVPLTVWRQGKEMSLKATVEEAKDNDAAKVNEKPQPEPDKTPAPGVKVMGMKLQAINSALRKDLDLPVDVNGVMVVDVDKSSAAWDQGIRQEDVLTRANETPLNQPDDLKKVMDKATKEGRKHVLVRIYRQGDTHFVTLPTSNTKD, via the coding sequence ATGGTAATGGGGCAGGGATTGCGGACGGGCGGCGCGGTCATAGGCCACGGCGCTCAATTTGCGCCAGGGCAGGGCCAGATTGGCGGCGGCGATCAGGAACCATTCAATGAAAAGAAGCGCTTCCATGCGCGCGCTTTTACCCCATGGCGGTGTAAAAGCCCAGAAAAAAGCGGTTTTTCGCCAGTTGCCGACCGGTTTGACTTGGCGTGGGGCTTCGCTATATTCGCGCAGAAAACACCGCGATATTGCGGGTTTTTTCATTCGCTGGAGTCAGCCATGTTGCGCATGCCACGCTGCCATCTTCTCGTTGCAATGCTTGCCATTTTTTCCGGTTCCCAAATGGTCTTCGTGCGGGCCATGGCGGCGACTCCTATTCAGGTAACGCCGGCGGCGCGCTCCATTGAGAATCTGGCGGATATCGTTCAATCGCTCATGCCGGCGGTGGTAAATATTTCCACTACCCAGAAACCCAAAGGCCGCGGGCCGGAAATGCCCGGTGTGGACGGTAATCAGCAGATGGATGAGCTGCAGGATTTCTTTGAGCAATTCTACGGCAGCACGCCCCAGGGGCCGAATGGCGGCGATTCCGCCGTCGGGCCGCGGGCGCATTCGCTGGGGTCGGGGTTTATTGTGGATGCATCCGGCCTGATTGTGACGAATAATCACGTGGTGGCGGATGCCGATGAAATCGTCGTTAAGCTGCAGGACGGCGCGGAATATCGTGCCAAAATCATTGGGCGCGACATGAAAACGGACCTTTGCCTGCTGAAAATCGACGCGGGCAAGGCGCTGCCCTTCGTCAAATTTGGCGATTCCAACGGCGCCAGGGTAGGGGACTGGGTGATTGCCATCGGCAACCCGTTCGGGCTGGGCGGCAGCGTGACGGTGGGGATTATCTCCGCCCGAGCACGGGACATCAACGCCGGGCCGTTTGATGATTTTATCCAGACGGATGCGGCCATCAACAGCGGCAATTCCGGTGGCCCCATGTTTAACATCAAGGGTGAAGTGGTTGGCATCAATACGGCTATTTTTACTCCCACGGGCGGCAATGTGGGGATTGGATTCGCCACGCCCGCCTCCATGGCCGCGCCGGTGGTGGAGCAGCTGAAACGCTTCGGCAAAATGCGCTGGGGCTGGCTTGGCGTGAAGATACAGGCGGTTTCCAAGGAAATTGCGGAAAGCATCAACCTTGGGGAATCCAAGGGTGCGCTGGTGGTGGATGTGACCCCCAACAGCCCGGCCACCAAAGCCGGGCTCGTTGCCGGAGATGTGATTACGCGTTTTGATAACCAACCGGTGACGGATATGCGCAGCTTCCCCAAAATGGTGGCGCAAACGGCGATCGGGCGTGAAGTGCCGCTGACCGTGTGGCGTCAGGGCAAGGAAATGTCCCTTAAGGCGACGGTTGAAGAAGCCAAGGACAATGATGCGGCCAAGGTGAATGAAAAGCCGCAACCGGAACCGGACAAAACACCCGCGCCAGGCGTCAAGGTGATGGGCATGAAGCTGCAGGCTATCAATTCCGCTTTGCGGAAGGATTTGGACCTGCCTGTGGATGTAAACGGCGTGATGGTGGTGGATGTGGACAAGAGCTCCGCCGCGTGGGATCAGGGAATTCGTCAGGAGGATGTGCTGACGCGTGCCAACGAGACCCCGCTGAATCAGCCAGATGATCTGAAAAAAGTAATGGATAAGGCCACCAAGGAAGGGCGTAAGCATGTGCTGGT